The window TCAACCTGAACCACCACCCCGCGACCGAGACGGTAGCCGTCAGACCGACACGTGACCAGAAAGACAGGAAACTCGTCGCTCACTTCGATACGCAGATCCTGGTCGATGGGCTCGTCGACGCGGACGAAGCCAAACTCGAGATCAACTGGTGGACGCATCCGGTCGGGATCGACGACCAGTTCAAGTTCCACTACGTCGAGTCGTCGGGCTACGATTGCGGCTGGCACCGACAACCGCATCCGGAGGAGTCGGACATCCCGTTCGACCACTTTCAGCAGCGAGCCTCGCCGGGGAGCGACTACCAGTACCAGGGCGTCGACTTTCTGGAAGACACTCCCGTCGGACTACTGTGGGAAGTGACGCGAACGCGACTTCCGAGGATCATCCGGGCGCGGTACGATTCTGAGACGGAGTTTTGAGATTCGTCGGCTATCGCGTCGTAATCCCCTGGTGACGGTCCATGTCGCGTCGCCCGATGAACCGCAGCAATCGCACACGAATCGCCTCAGGTGTCATGTTCTCGAGTCCGTCGTCGGTCGGGAAATCAGGATCAGTGATCACGTAGTCTGCCTTCACATTCGGGTAATCGTTCGGATCGATCACTGAGACCCCGTACGGTGAGAGATCGTGATCAACTGAAAACACTGGTAGACCGGATGGTACGTATTACAGTTCCAAGCTCATGGCCCGGATTCAAATCCCGGTCCGCGCATTGCTGTCGCGAACAAACTCGTGAGCGACAGCAATCGTACGAGGATTCAAATCAGACCGAGGTTCTGCGAACGAAGTGAGCAGGTTCTCGGGCGTGGGTCAAATCCCGGTCCGCGCACTTCTCCCCTACTCGACCGAACAGCGACGACGTCGGGATCGTCCAACCCTATCACTCCGGTTCGGAGTACGCGAACTCGTCGCCGTTCCCGCCGTTCTCGGCGTCCGCACGGCACGCTTTTCCGGAAGTTCCGTCCTCGAGGACGCGAACCCCGTCTCCGCGGGCGCTGAGTTGCCGCTGGGGGTAGGGAATCCCGATCCCCTCGCGGTCGTAGGCCGTCTTGAGTTCGTGGACGACAGACCGGATCGTCGTCCACTTCTTGTGGGCGTTGGGCTGATCGATCCAGAACCGACACTCGAGGGTGATCGCCGAGTCGCCGAACTCGGTCGGGATCACCTGCGGTTTCGGGGCCGGGGCGACGTCGTCGACCGCTTCCATTGCCTCGATCGCGACGTTCTCGGCGCGCTCCAGATCGGTATCGTAGTCGACGCCGACCTCGAGGCGCAGTCGCAGCCGGTTGCGCTTGCTCCGGTTGATGACCGTACTCGAGGAGACGCGATCGTTCGGCAGGACGACGATCTCGCCGTCGAAACTCCGCAGTCGCGTGTTGATGATCGTGATGTCGATCACCATCCCCTCGTGGTCGTCGATCCGGACCCAGTCGCCGATCTCGAACGGCCGGGAGAACATCAGCACGAAGCCGGCGATCAGCGAGCCGAGCGTCTGCCTGGCGGCCATGCCGAGTACGATCCCGAGGAACCCGGCCCCGACGAGCAGGCCGCCGAGATCGACCCGCCACAGCGAGAGCGTCGCGAGGCCGACCGCGATGAAGATCGTCACCTGCAACACCCGGAAGACGACGCCCTCCTGGTGGGCCGTCACGTAGTTCGCGTCCGCGAGCCAGTCCTCGAGGCGCTGCTCGAGGTATCGCGTCCCGACGACGGCGCCGGTCAGGAGCCCGACCGTCAGAAGCACTTTGAGGAAGTACGGGAGCACCTCGGCGAACCCGGAGACGGCAAGCGCCGCCAGCGAGGCGTATCCCCAGACGACGAGCAACCCGAGGCCGGTTGCGGCGAGCACCGCCGCCTGTAGGATCCGGACCACCGCCCGCATCGGGAACGGTACATCGAGCAGGTCGTCGACGGTCTCGAGCAGGGTTCCGGCCTCGCTCTCCCGGAGGGTACGACCGACGAGAGCGACGGCTCGCCGGACGACGATCGGCGCGAGGACGAAGCCCACGAGTGCTGCGACCAGAACCAGGCCTACGCTGACTGCCATCCGACCTTCCGTCGAAGTGACCGCCTCGAGGGCGGTCCGCATCGTATCGACGCTTTCGAGCACCGTTCCCCACTCGCGACCGTGTCCAGTTAACGCTGGTTGCCGATTCCTTGCGAATCCGTGCACTGTCCCTACGCCGGTTCCGGCCGAACGTCCCGCTATGAGCGATACCCGATACGAGGAAGGCGACCAGGTGGCCGCGCCCGACGGGAGTGGCGTCGTGGCTGCCGTCCTGACCGACGACTTCGAGTTCCCGCAGGGTGGCAGCGACGGAGACGAGGGTGGGGAGGACCTCGTCCCGGTCGACGCCAGCGACGACCGACCGGCCTACGTCGTCGGCCTCGAGACCGTCGGCTCCAGGGTCTACCGTGCGTCGGCACTCGAGAAGACTGATCTCGAGGACGAAGAGGCGACCGACGCGACGGACGGCGACGCGCTGACTGACGTCGTCGACGAAGACGTCGACGCGCTCGACGGGCTTCCGGAGGGGTGGGACCGCGACAGCGTCCTCGAGTACTGGTCGTCGATCGGCGGCTCCTGGGAGTCCTGCGTCGACGATATGACCGACGAGTTCGACGAGGAACGAGCGAAGGAACACTGCTCGGCGATGAAAGACGAGGTGTTGCGGACGACGCGGTGGCGAAATCGGTTCTGATCGCGGGTCGTCAGGAATCCTCGTCGTCTTCGGCGTCCTCCTCCATATCGACCGACGACTCCTCGCCGGGAATCGTCCACTCGAGTTCGACCTCGAGTTCGAACTCGTCGCCCTCGTCCTCGTGTTCGCGCTCGAGTTCGATCTCGTACTCTACGATCTCGTCGCCAGCGGGCGTCGGAACCGTTACGGAGGTGCCTTCGGCCTCGAGTGTCAGTTCGCCTCCCTCTCGGTCGTCACTGTCACCGCCCTCGGCGGCCTCCTCGAGGGCGTCTGCGAGTTCGCGGAGGCTGTCCGGTACCTCTCGGAGCGGGACCTCGAGTTCGGTCTCGAGGAGTTCTTCTTCCTCTTCCTCTTCCTCTTCCTCTTCCTCCTCTTCTTCCTCTACCTCGTCTTCGGATTCGGATTCGGTCTCCTCGTCGTCTTCGATCTCGGTCTCGCTCTGGGGATCGTGTTCGTCGTCGGACATCACTCGAGGGTTCCACGCCGACCGACAAAAATCC of the Halobiforma lacisalsi AJ5 genome contains:
- a CDS encoding mechanosensitive ion channel family protein; translation: MLESVDTMRTALEAVTSTEGRMAVSVGLVLVAALVGFVLAPIVVRRAVALVGRTLRESEAGTLLETVDDLLDVPFPMRAVVRILQAAVLAATGLGLLVVWGYASLAALAVSGFAEVLPYFLKVLLTVGLLTGAVVGTRYLEQRLEDWLADANYVTAHQEGVVFRVLQVTIFIAVGLATLSLWRVDLGGLLVGAGFLGIVLGMAARQTLGSLIAGFVLMFSRPFEIGDWVRIDDHEGMVIDITIINTRLRSFDGEIVVLPNDRVSSSTVINRSKRNRLRLRLEVGVDYDTDLERAENVAIEAMEAVDDVAPAPKPQVIPTEFGDSAITLECRFWIDQPNAHKKWTTIRSVVHELKTAYDREGIGIPYPQRQLSARGDGVRVLEDGTSGKACRADAENGGNGDEFAYSEPE
- a CDS encoding amphi-Trp domain-containing protein yields the protein MSDDEHDPQSETEIEDDEETESESEDEVEEEEEEEEEEEEEEEELLETELEVPLREVPDSLRELADALEEAAEGGDSDDREGGELTLEAEGTSVTVPTPAGDEIVEYEIELEREHEDEGDEFELEVELEWTIPGEESSVDMEEDAEDDEDS